A window of the Pseudoalteromonas sp. A25 genome harbors these coding sequences:
- the secB gene encoding protein-export chaperone SecB, whose amino-acid sequence MTEQNQNAATEQQQEAQFNIQRIYTKDVSFETPNSPAIFQKEWTPEIKLDMDTRSDKLDNNVFEVVLSLTVTANIGEETAFLCEIQQAGIFSIADLEEVQMAHMLGAFCPNILFPYAREAVASLVNRGTFPQLNLAPVNFDALFAQYMQQRAAQAEQTADA is encoded by the coding sequence ATGACAGAACAAAATCAAAATGCCGCGACAGAACAACAACAAGAAGCGCAGTTTAATATCCAACGTATCTACACTAAAGATGTTTCGTTTGAAACACCAAATTCTCCAGCGATCTTCCAAAAAGAGTGGACTCCTGAAATTAAGCTAGACATGGATACCCGTTCAGACAAGCTAGATAACAACGTATTTGAAGTTGTACTGTCTTTGACGGTAACAGCAAACATTGGTGAAGAAACTGCATTCTTATGTGAAATTCAACAAGCAGGTATCTTCTCAATTGCAGATTTAGAAGAAGTACAAATGGCGCACATGTTAGGAGCATTTTGCCCGAACATCTTGTTCCCATACGCTCGTGAAGCGGTAGCGAGTCTAGTGAACCGTGGTACATTCCCGCAGTTAAACTTAGCACCAGTGAACTTTGATGCGTTGTTTGCTCAGTATATGCAGCAAAGAGCAGCGCAAGCAGAGCAAACTGCTGACGCATAA
- the grxC gene encoding glutaredoxin 3, translating into MTEVVIYTKDYCPFCHRAKALLDAKGVTYTEYDIGQRPELREQMIEKANGGYTVPQIFINDNHIGGCDDMMAIEAKGELNALLNL; encoded by the coding sequence ATGACTGAGGTTGTAATTTACACAAAAGATTATTGTCCGTTTTGTCACAGAGCTAAGGCGCTGCTAGATGCAAAAGGTGTAACATACACAGAGTACGATATTGGCCAGCGACCAGAATTACGTGAGCAGATGATAGAAAAAGCCAATGGTGGTTACACTGTGCCACAAATTTTTATCAATGATAATCACATTGGTGGCTGTGACGATATGATGGCTATCGAAGCAAAAGGCGAGTTAAACGCTTTGCTGAACTTGTAA
- a CDS encoding rhodanese-like domain-containing protein has translation MEQYIEFISNNAILSVIWLALVVMIVASWFKSKFSAIVQVNPQQLTLLVNREGGQVVDIRSAKEFNAGRIAGAVQLSAEKAKQSDFAGLEKQKSKPIILVCTTGMTASGIANTMHKAGFEHVYVLNGGMGAWQSAGLPTTTGK, from the coding sequence ATGGAACAATACATCGAATTTATAAGCAACAACGCGATTTTAAGCGTTATTTGGTTAGCCCTTGTCGTTATGATAGTGGCAAGCTGGTTTAAAAGTAAGTTTTCAGCCATCGTGCAGGTGAATCCTCAACAATTAACTTTATTGGTTAACCGTGAAGGTGGTCAAGTCGTCGATATTCGTTCCGCCAAAGAGTTTAATGCGGGTAGGATTGCTGGAGCTGTGCAGCTAAGCGCAGAAAAGGCAAAACAAAGTGATTTTGCAGGGCTTGAAAAACAAAAAAGTAAACCCATTATATTGGTGTGTACCACGGGGATGACTGCCTCAGGAATTGCTAACACAATGCACAAAGCAGGTTTTGAGCATGTATACGTGCTTAATGGTGGAATGGGCGCATGGCAAAGTGCTGGGCTGCCGACCACGACTGGAAAATAA
- the gpmM gene encoding 2,3-bisphosphoglycerate-independent phosphoglycerate mutase: protein MTAQKKPLVLMILDGWGYREESESNAILAANTPVLDHLWQTKPRTLISGSGLDVGLPDGQMGNSEVGHVNLGAGRIVYQDFTRITKAIEDGEFEHNPVLVESIDKAVKADKAVHLMGLLSPGGVHSHEDHIIAAIKLAARRGAKAVYFHAFLDGRDTPPRSAQVSIERVEKLFSELKCGRLASIVGRYYAMDRDNRWERIEAAYNLMVSAQAQYTYADGVTALNAAYERDENDEFVKASVIQPKGSDAATINDGDTLIFMNFRADRARQMTRTFVDQQFNGFTKQVSPQLSAFVMMTEYAADIDAPVAFAPEALTNVLGEWLAKHNKTQLRISETEKYAHVTFFFSGGKEDEFEGEKRELIPSPQVATYDLQPEMNSALLTDKLVEAIHSGAYDVIVCNYPNGDMVGHSGVFSAAVKACEAVDQCIGRVVEALEQVGGEALITADHGNAEQMTNAKTGQAHTAHTSEPVPFIYIGRDAVPHDGKTLSDVAPTMLHLLGMEQPSEMTGTPIMTLK from the coding sequence ATGACTGCACAAAAAAAACCACTTGTTCTAATGATTTTAGACGGTTGGGGTTATAGAGAAGAAAGCGAAAGTAACGCTATTTTAGCAGCCAATACCCCTGTGCTAGATCATTTATGGCAAACAAAGCCTCGAACTTTGATTTCTGGTTCAGGGCTCGATGTGGGCCTTCCTGATGGTCAAATGGGTAACTCTGAGGTTGGACACGTTAATTTAGGTGCAGGACGTATCGTATACCAAGACTTTACCCGCATTACTAAAGCGATTGAAGACGGAGAGTTTGAGCACAACCCTGTGTTAGTTGAGAGCATTGATAAAGCGGTTAAAGCCGATAAAGCCGTTCATTTAATGGGCCTTTTAAGCCCAGGTGGTGTACATAGCCATGAAGATCATATCATTGCAGCTATTAAACTCGCAGCAAGGCGCGGTGCAAAAGCCGTTTACTTCCACGCATTTTTAGACGGTCGAGATACGCCTCCACGTAGCGCTCAAGTGTCTATTGAGCGAGTCGAAAAACTATTTTCAGAACTAAAATGTGGTCGCCTTGCATCAATCGTTGGCCGCTACTATGCAATGGACAGAGATAACCGTTGGGAGCGCATAGAAGCAGCTTACAACCTGATGGTGAGCGCACAGGCACAGTACACTTATGCGGATGGTGTAACGGCACTGAATGCAGCATATGAGCGCGACGAGAATGATGAATTTGTCAAAGCCAGTGTTATTCAACCAAAAGGGAGTGACGCTGCCACAATAAATGATGGCGACACCCTGATATTCATGAACTTTAGAGCCGATAGAGCGCGTCAAATGACACGCACATTTGTAGACCAACAGTTCAATGGGTTTACCAAGCAAGTCTCACCTCAGTTAAGCGCATTTGTCATGATGACTGAGTACGCTGCAGATATAGATGCGCCGGTGGCATTCGCTCCTGAAGCACTGACGAACGTACTTGGTGAGTGGCTAGCTAAACATAACAAAACGCAACTGCGTATCTCTGAAACTGAAAAATATGCACACGTGACGTTTTTCTTCAGCGGAGGCAAAGAAGATGAGTTTGAAGGCGAAAAGCGTGAACTGATCCCATCACCACAAGTGGCCACTTACGATCTGCAACCTGAGATGAACTCTGCGTTACTTACCGACAAATTGGTAGAAGCCATTCACAGCGGTGCTTATGATGTTATTGTTTGTAACTATCCTAATGGCGATATGGTTGGCCACTCCGGCGTATTCAGTGCTGCAGTAAAAGCCTGCGAAGCCGTTGATCAGTGTATTGGTCGAGTCGTTGAAGCGCTTGAGCAGGTGGGCGGCGAAGCACTGATCACAGCAGATCATGGTAACGCTGAGCAAATGACTAATGCAAAAACAGGCCAAGCTCACACTGCACATACCTCAGAACCAGTGCCATTTATTTACATTGGCCGAGATGCGGTACCACATGATGGAAAAACCCTCAGTGATGTTGCGCCAACCATGTTGCACTTACTTGGGATGGAGCAACCGAGTGAAATGACTGGCACGCCTATCATGACCTTGAAATAA
- a CDS encoding murein hydrolase activator EnvC family protein produces the protein MLNLPSKLFALGISLVVTSVAANESRTKQDLTEVQQELKKSQKNYQQQRDNIAALRAKLKAQELDIAKNSKALSLTRRGIAENQQHQYTLQNEAKSLENKKQRLQKLLAAQLKSAYMTGSHDYSKMLLNQEQSATLERTISYYDYFNKARITQLEELKQVFFELAKNQQQLERKQTQLAQLREQQEQRQTALVARQEERQVHLQTLNKALQQTAQAIDYLKENEQTLLSTLEELASIQQPEEVVLDGLTQSKGQLQWPSQGRLRHRFGQRKHAGMSWKGVVIQAQAGTPVNSIKQGQVVYADWLNGFGWVMVVDHGKGFMSLYGHTQTLLKDVGDIVNAGETIALVGQSGGQIRSGLYFEIRHKGSAVDPVKWCKAS, from the coding sequence ATGCTTAATTTGCCCAGTAAGTTATTTGCGCTTGGCATATCATTGGTGGTTACCTCGGTGGCCGCCAATGAGTCTAGAACCAAGCAAGATTTAACTGAAGTACAACAAGAGCTCAAAAAGAGCCAAAAAAACTACCAACAGCAACGAGATAATATCGCGGCGTTGCGTGCAAAACTCAAAGCACAAGAATTAGATATTGCAAAAAATTCAAAGGCACTATCATTAACCAGACGTGGTATTGCTGAAAACCAACAACACCAGTACACCTTGCAAAATGAGGCCAAAAGTCTAGAAAACAAAAAGCAACGCTTACAAAAACTGCTTGCTGCGCAACTCAAAAGTGCCTATATGACGGGTAGCCATGACTATTCAAAAATGCTCTTAAACCAAGAGCAAAGTGCGACTTTAGAGCGAACTATCAGTTACTATGACTACTTCAATAAAGCGAGAATAACGCAGCTAGAAGAGCTGAAACAAGTTTTCTTCGAACTAGCGAAAAACCAACAACAGCTTGAACGTAAGCAAACACAATTAGCTCAACTAAGAGAACAACAAGAACAACGACAAACAGCACTTGTCGCACGCCAAGAAGAGCGCCAAGTACATCTGCAAACGCTCAATAAAGCATTGCAACAAACCGCACAAGCTATCGACTATTTAAAAGAAAACGAACAAACATTGCTTAGCACACTCGAAGAGCTAGCGAGCATTCAACAGCCCGAGGAAGTGGTCCTAGATGGCCTAACACAGAGCAAAGGACAGCTACAATGGCCAAGTCAGGGACGTTTACGTCACCGCTTTGGACAACGTAAACATGCGGGGATGAGCTGGAAAGGAGTCGTTATTCAAGCCCAAGCAGGCACACCTGTTAACAGCATAAAGCAGGGCCAAGTGGTTTATGCCGATTGGCTAAATGGCTTTGGCTGGGTCATGGTTGTTGACCATGGAAAAGGGTTTATGAGCCTTTATGGCCACACTCAAACACTACTAAAAGATGTTGGTGATATCGTCAATGCGGGTGAAACCATCGCGTTAGTTGGCCAAAGCGGCGGACAAATTCGATCTGGTCTATACTTCGAAATACGGCATAAGGGAAGCGCTGTCGATCCGGTAAAATGGTGTAAAGCAAGTTAA
- a CDS encoding S41 family peptidase, producing the protein MNIFFRIKCTCKRVYQSWGLLALSILLCLSFATPNAFAKQHYTEEQVEEILFHIHAYYVEDLVLSHIDKNNFEQLLAQLDPYSKYLSEAELEAIFSAANGRYTGIGIEVEEIANHVVIINTLPGSPADIAGIEGGDKLVAINNHDVTNKDIAYVSKLLQKAEYSIIKVTVERKAQQLTLALRRQEINLESVTSLLLSNGNGYLSLNGFNNNTYHDVARHLNRLRLENGEALSGLIIDLRDNPGGTLTSAVAISDLFLDAGTIVSTQGRFYDANQHFSAQQGDVLNGAPVVVMINENSASAAEILAGALQDNRRAIVVGTPSFGKGSVQSLIPIGNGTTALKLTTARYYTPSGRSIEGVGIEPDIPLTQQVLSHLSKSAIMTGEQTAKKEHLARLDSHLTDARKLLKKH; encoded by the coding sequence ATGAACATATTTTTTCGTATAAAATGCACTTGCAAACGCGTTTATCAAAGTTGGGGCTTACTCGCCCTTAGCATACTGCTATGCCTAAGTTTTGCCACGCCCAATGCGTTTGCAAAGCAACACTACACCGAAGAGCAAGTTGAAGAGATCTTGTTTCACATTCATGCCTACTATGTTGAAGATTTGGTGCTCAGCCACATTGATAAAAACAACTTTGAGCAATTACTTGCGCAACTAGACCCTTATTCGAAATATCTCTCTGAAGCCGAACTCGAAGCTATTTTTAGTGCTGCAAATGGACGCTATACAGGGATAGGGATTGAGGTTGAAGAAATAGCTAATCACGTTGTTATTATCAATACCCTGCCAGGTTCACCTGCAGATATTGCGGGCATTGAAGGTGGTGATAAGCTAGTGGCCATTAACAACCATGACGTAACAAACAAAGACATTGCTTATGTGTCTAAGCTACTGCAAAAAGCAGAGTACTCAATCATTAAAGTTACTGTAGAGAGAAAAGCACAGCAACTGACACTGGCACTACGTCGTCAAGAAATTAACCTAGAGAGCGTCACTAGCCTGTTACTTAGTAATGGCAATGGTTACCTTTCATTGAATGGCTTTAACAATAACACTTACCATGATGTCGCTCGGCATCTAAACCGCTTGAGACTCGAAAATGGCGAAGCACTCAGTGGCTTAATAATTGACTTAAGAGATAATCCCGGTGGCACCCTTACGAGCGCCGTTGCCATCTCAGATCTGTTTTTGGATGCCGGTACCATCGTGTCAACGCAAGGGCGATTTTATGATGCCAATCAGCACTTTAGTGCTCAACAAGGCGATGTACTCAATGGTGCTCCCGTGGTTGTAATGATCAATGAAAATTCAGCCTCCGCCGCAGAAATACTAGCCGGCGCACTGCAAGATAATCGTCGGGCCATCGTCGTTGGAACCCCTTCTTTTGGTAAAGGCTCCGTGCAATCACTCATACCTATCGGCAATGGTACCACCGCACTTAAACTGACCACTGCGCGCTACTACACTCCATCTGGGCGTTCCATTGAAGGCGTTGGTATTGAACCGGATATCCCTCTTACGCAGCAAGTGCTTTCACATTTAAGTAAAAGCGCTATAATGACTGGCGAACAAACAGCCAAAAAAGAGCATTTAGCTAGACTAGACTCTCATTTAACTGATGCAAGAAAGTTACTTAAAAAACATTAA
- a CDS encoding divergent polysaccharide deacetylase family protein: protein MALPSAAKQIAIVIDDIGNHKRDLQLLELPGQLSFSILPHTPYSQQFAFLASQQSKELLLHVPMQSLQNKALGPGALTLEMNKWQLQSTLGHALATLPQVKGINNHMGSALTQFVEPMKWTMEVLKRRGLFFLDSRTTEHTQAQTVANLYGVENISRHIFLDNITTTESLRSQFEALKQKADSENFAIAIAHPYPETVAFLTMALPELKAQGYELVPVSQLVESKYIQLAEHNKPQARFFIPTSD, encoded by the coding sequence ATGGCTTTGCCAAGCGCTGCAAAACAAATAGCCATTGTTATAGATGATATTGGCAACCACAAACGAGATTTACAGCTGCTGGAATTACCCGGCCAGCTGTCGTTTTCTATTTTACCTCATACGCCGTATTCTCAGCAATTTGCGTTTTTGGCCAGCCAGCAAAGCAAGGAACTTCTACTGCATGTACCCATGCAGTCACTGCAAAATAAAGCGCTTGGTCCAGGTGCACTCACTTTAGAGATGAATAAATGGCAGTTACAAAGTACCTTAGGGCACGCTTTAGCTACGTTACCGCAAGTAAAAGGCATTAATAACCACATGGGCTCTGCACTAACACAATTTGTTGAGCCAATGAAATGGACGATGGAAGTTTTAAAAAGACGCGGACTGTTTTTTCTCGATAGCCGCACAACAGAGCATACTCAGGCCCAGACAGTCGCCAACTTATATGGTGTTGAAAATATTAGTCGTCATATATTTTTAGATAATATTACGACCACTGAATCATTGAGATCACAATTTGAAGCTTTAAAACAAAAAGCTGATTCAGAAAATTTTGCCATCGCCATCGCGCACCCCTACCCCGAAACGGTCGCTTTTTTGACAATGGCTTTACCAGAGCTTAAAGCGCAAGGTTATGAATTAGTCCCCGTTTCACAATTAGTTGAGTCCAAATATATTCAACTAGCCGAGCATAATAAACCTCAAGCACGCTTTTTTATCCCAACCAGCGATTAG